The genomic interval ACCCAGTCGGCCGATGCGCTGGCGAACGACGTCTCTCGAGTTGGTGACTTCAATGATCAGCACACCAACCGCGGCGGATGGACTGCAACCTTATCCGCAGTAAGGCTCAAGGATCTCTTCGAGATCACGGAGCTGGCTGGGGGGAATGAGTTTGGCGAGGGGGAGCTGACTAGCGCCTCCTGCCAGCGGAACCTTCACGGCGTCAAGCGCCTGCCGAGCAGCAACTTCAGCTCCTTGATTGACACGAGCACTGCATTCGATTGCGAGGGCGGAGGCCAGCTCGGCATCGCCGAGGTAAAGATGCCAGCCGCTGATTTGAACGTAAAGGCGATCAGCTAAAGCGCTTTGAAGGTCCTGCAGATCGCTGGCGGAAAGGGACATCAGCCCAGGAGGAGCGAGGGGGATGCCTCCATGCTGGCTTTATTCCTCTGGCTTTGGTCGCTGAAGAATTACCCATATCAACTGGCCCAGCCACAAGGTTGCCCAGAGTCCGGTGACCCAGGTCAAGCTTCCCGGAGGAAAGGGATGGCGCATCTCCTGCAGGAACCAACTGCCGCTGTTCACCGCGGCGAAGATGCCTCCGTGAAGGCATAGGTTCACGATGCGCTCGAAATGCCGATAAGTCGGATCCTCAGGGTTAGCGGGGCCATACCAGCGGATCGGCATTGCTCGGGCACAGAAACACCTGAATCCTGGCGCGGCCGGGGCCCGGTTGACGAGCGGACCCTCGATGGGGTCTGATGGTTCCACGCCAGCGCTTGTAGCTCAGCGGATTAGAGCATCTGACTACGGATCAGAGGGTCGGGAGTTCGAATCTCTCCAGGCGCGTTTCAACTGCCCCCATGGGCAGTTTTTTTTTGGTTGATCGCTCAGCCTGATCGCTGTGGTTTCTTACGATTGGTCGAAGCTTTACTGACATTTCATGGGCCAGGCTTCTGGACGCGCCATCGACGCTGATCTGGCTCAATCGGATCCGGATATTGCTGCGTTCATCAACCAGGAACAGCAGCGTCAGGAAACCCACCTTGAGCTGATCGCATCAGAGAACTTCGCGTCCCGCGCGGTGATGCAGGCTCAGGGTTCTGTTCTGACCAACAAGTACGCCGAGGGTCTGCCCAGCAAGCGGTATTACGGCGGTTGTGAGCACGTTGATGCCATTGAGGAGTTGGCCATCGAGCGGGCCAAGCAGTTGTTCGGGGCTGCATGGGCCAATGTGCAGCCCCACAGCGGTGCCCAAGCCAACTTCGCCGTTTTTCTGGCCCTGCTGCAGCCCGGGGACACGATCATGGGGCTCGACCTGTCCCATGGCGGTCATCTGACCCATGGCTCTCCGGTCAACGTCAGTGGCAAGTGGTTCAACGTCGTTCAATACGGCGTCGATAAGGAGACCCAACGCCTGGATATGGAGGCGATTCGGCAGCTTGCTCTGGAGCACAAGCCCAAGCTGATTGTTTGTGGCTATTCCGCCTATCCGCGAACGATTGACTTCGCTGCGTTCCGTGCCATCGCGGATGAAGTGGGTGCCTATCTGCTGGCCGATATGGCCCACATCGCCGGCCTCGTGGCTGCTGGCGTCCACCCCAGTCCGGTGCCTCACTGCGATGTGGTGACCACCACCACCCACAAAACCCTTCGCGGCCCCCGTGGTGGTTTGATTTTGTGCCGCGATGCTGATTTCGCCAAAAAATTCGACAAGGCCGTTTTCCCCGGCAGTCAGGGCGGCCCTTTAGAGCACGTGATCGCGGCCAAGGCTGTGGCTTTTGGTGAAGCGTTGCAGCCTTCGTTCAAGGCTTACAGCCAGCAGGTGGTCGCCAATGCGGCGGCCCTCGCCGAACAGCTGATTGCCCGCGGCGTCGATGTCGTCAGTGGTGGCACCGATAATCATGTGGTGCTGCTTGATCTGCGGTGCATTTCGATGACAGGAAAAGTGGCTGATCTGCTGGTGAGTGATGTGCACATCACGGCCAACAAGAACACGGTTCCCTTTGACCCCGAATCACCCTTCGTCACCAGTGGCCTGCGGCTGGGAACTGCTGCACTGACCACGCGCGGTTTTGATGTTCAAGCCTTCCGCGAGGTCGCTGATGTGATTGCCGACCGTCTTCTGAATCCCGAGGATGACGCGATTCGGCAGCGTTGCCTGGACCGTGTGGCTGCTCTCTGTGAGCGCTTCCCCCTCTACGCCGACAGCAAGCAGCCTGTTCTGGCGTGAGGTTCGGCCCTTCCACTCGAAGCAGCTTGGGTGGGTTTTGCTGTGCGGGTTGCAAGCTCTTTAGGATTGGGATTACTCCTTCTGACCGGGGGACCGTCTCTTTCCCGGAGCTTTTGTGAATCTCTTGGCCAGCCCTATTGCGGTTGCCTCGGTCAGTTTTCTTCTGGCCGCGGTGATCACCACGGTGCTGGTACCCCGGGTGCGACGGCTGGGTCTTCGCTTCGGGTGGACCGATCAGCCCGATGAGCGCAAGCAGCACATCACCCCCATGGTGAGACTTGGGGGGGTTGCCATGGTGCTGGGTTTTTGTCTGGCCTTGGCGGCGGTTTGGTCGATGGGGGGCTTCGGACTGCTGGCTCCGGCAAGGGATCAACTGATTTGGAGCACCCTGGCCGGTTCACTCTGCTTTTTTCTGATCGGCTTGGCGGATGACCTCTTCGCCCTTTCCCCGTGGCCTCGGCTGGCTGGGCAGGTCGCCGTGGCTTGTGCGGTTTGGAGCCAGGGCGTTCGGATTGGAGCAATCGATCTCCCCTGGCTCACCGCTTCCGCAGGTCCGATTGCCTTGCCGGACGGCCTCAGCCTTTTGGCAACCGTTGTTTGGCTGGTAGGGATTACCAATGCCATCAACTGGTTGGATGGCCTTGATGGCCTCGCCGCTGGGGTTGCTGGCATTGCCGCTGTCGGACTGGTGTCCGTCAGCTTTTCGCTTCATCAGGTGGCCGCTGGATTCCTGGCCGCTGCACTGGCTGGCTGCTGCCTTGGTTTCTTGCGACATAACTTCAACCCAGCCCGGATTTTCATGGGCGATGGGGGTTCCTACTTCCTCGGGTTCACCCTCGCTGCCGTCAGCATCGTGGGACCCGCCAAGGGGCTCACAACCGTCAGCTTGCTGCTGCCGCTCCTGATTCTCTCGCTGCCGCTGGCCGACATGTCGGCCGTGATCATGGGCCGGCTGCGGGAAGGCCGCTCTCCCTTCTATCCCGACCGCCGTCACCTCCATCACCGTTTGCTTCGCGCCGGGTTCAGTCATCGGCGCACGGTTCTGTTGATCTACGTCTTCACCCAGTGGCTCGCAGCCCTTGCCCTGGTAGTTGCCAACGCTGAGATGCGCTTCCTCTGGCTGGCTCTTGCTACAGCCATCCTGGTGGCCACGGTCGTGATTAGTCGGCGTCAGCTGCAACACGAGCGGGCCCTGATGAGCACCACGCCGCGTGCCACACCCGTAGACCCTGCTGCCCTTGGCAAGCCGCGTGGCTGAATCGGGCGTTGAAGTTCTGTGTGTGGGCACGGAGTTGCTGTTGGGCGACATCCTTAATGGCAATGCCCGATGGATCGCTGAACAGTTGGCTGCTTTGGGGTTGCCGCATTACCGCCAAACGGTCGTCGGCGACAACAAAGACCGCTTGGTCGCCGCCGTGCGTGAGGCGTCGCAGCGTTGCAGGGTTCTGGTGACGACAGGCGGTTTGGGCCCCACGCCGGATGACCTCACCACAGATGCCCTGGCTGCTGCCTTCGAGACTCCTCTGGAGGAACGTCCAGAGCTCTGGCTGGAGATCCAGCGGAAGTTATCAGCGGGAGGCCGGCCGGTGGCTCCCAGCAATCGCAGCCAGGCTTTTCTCCCCCGCGGGGCTGAGGTTCTTCCCAATCCAAAGGGCTCGGCTCCCGGGATGATCTGGTCGCCGCGACCGGATTTCACCATCCTCACCTTTCCGGGGGTGCCCTCGGAGATGCAGGCAATGTGGACGGAGACGGCCGTCCCGTGGCTCCAAGCGCATGGTGGTGCCACCGGGATATTTGTTAGCCGTCAACTTCGCTTCAGCGGTATTGGTGAATCCGATCTGGCCGAGCGCGTTGCTGATCTGTTGGCCTCCACCAATCCAACGGTGGCGCCCTACGCCTCCCTCGGAGACGTGAAATTACGGCTCACAGCCTGTGCCTCGAGTGCCGATGCTGCAGCTCAGATGCTGGTGCCGCTTGAAGCGGAGCTGCGGCGCCGCACAGGGGACCACTGCTACGGCGTGGATGAGGACAGCCTGGCGTCGGTGGTGATCAGCCTGCTCAAGCAACAGGATCAGTCTCTGGCGGTGGCTGAATCCTGCACCGGAGGCGCACTGGCGGCGGCTCTCACGGCTGTTGCAGGCTCCTCATCGGTTTTTCAGGGTGGCGTTATCGCTTACAGCAATGCGGTGAAACAGGGCCTGCTTGGGGTGTCGACGGATCTGCTGATGACCCACGGTGCTGTCTCGCAGCCAGTGGTCGAAGCGATGGCCCGGGGAGCCAGAGAGCGCCTGAATTGTGACTGGGCGATTGCGGTGAGTGGAATTGCCGGGCCTGGAGGTGGAAGCGCCGAGAAGCCTGTGGGCTTGGTGCACCTTGCCTTGGCCGGCCCCCATGGTTGTGAGGCTTGGGTGCACCGCTTCGGTGAGCGCCGTGGCCGGGCGGCTATTCAGAGGTTGAGCGTGATCCGCGGCTTAGACCGTCTTCGTCTGCGCTTGCTCGCTCAGGTTTAGGGTCGACGGTTCCTGCGGCTGAACAGTTGAGTTCCGGCACCCTCTACGACAAGGTGTGGGATCTGCATCGGGTGGCGGAGCTTCCCGGCGGATCCACCCAATTGTTTGTCGGTCTTCATCTCATCCATGAGGTCACCAGTCCCCAGGCGTTCTCGGCTCTGAAGGACAAGGGACTGACGGTGCGTTGTCCCGAGCGCACGGTGGCCACGGTGGATCACATTGTGCCGACTACCTCCCAGCAACGTCCGTTCGCCGACCCGTTGGCGGAGGAGATGCTCAGCACCTTGGAGCGGAACTGTCAGGAGTACGGCATTCCTCTCAACAACATCGGCAGCGGAAGGCAGGGCATCGTTCATGTGATTGCCCCGGAGCTCGGTCTGACCCAGCCGGGGATGACGGTGGCTTGCGGTGACTCCCACACCTCCACCCATGGCGCCTTCGGGGCGATCGCCTTCGGAATCGGGACCAGTCAGGTCCGCGATGTGCTTGCCAGCCAGAGCCTGGCCATGAACAAGCTCAAGGTGCGCCGAATTCAGGTGAATGGCCACCTGTCGGAGGGGGTGTCTGCCAAGGATCTGATCCTTCATGTGATTCGCCGCCTTGGTGTGAAAGGCGGCGTTGGTTACGCCTATGAGTTCGCAGGGCCTGCGATCGAGGCGCTGTCCATGGAAGAGCGGATGACCCTCTGCAACATGGCGATCGAGGGTGGAGCCCGTTGCGGTTACGTCAATCCTGACCAGATCACCTTTGACTATCTGAAAGGTCGTCCCCATGCCCCGGAGGGTGATGCCTGGACCCGCGCTGTCTCCTGGTGGAGCTCCCTGTCCACCGACCCCGATGCAACGGTCGACGATGAGGTGGTCTTCGATGCGGCTGCGATTCCACCCACGGTGACCTGGGGCATCACTCCCGGCCAGGGATTGGGGATCGATGAAACGGTTCCCAGCCTCGATCAGCTGGATTCAGGGGAGCGTCCGATCGCGGAGGAGGCCTACCGCTATATGGATCTCCAGCCAGGAACGGCCATTGCTGGAGTCCCTGTGGATGTCTGTTTCATCGGCAGCTGCACCAATGGTCGTCTCAGCGATCTCCGTGCCGCTGCCGATGTGGCCCGTGGGCGCCAGGTGGCTGAGGGCATCAAGGCGTTTGTGGTTCCCGGCTCGGAGCAGGTGGCAAAAGCCGCTGAAGCGGAAGGGCTGGATGCGGTGTTCCGTGCCGCAGGCTTCGAGTGGCGGGAACCTGGTTGTTCGATGTGTCTGGCCATGAATCCTGACCGGTTGGAGGGACGCCAAATCAGCGCCAGCTCCAGCAATCGAAATTTCAAGGGTCGGCAGGGATCGGCCAGTGGGCGGACTTTGTTGATGAGTCCAGCGATGGTGGCCGCTGCTGCCGTGAATGGTCGTGTGACTGATGTCCGTACTTTGATTTCTCCGTCAGCATCGTGATGGCTCTCTTCCCGACTGGTCCTGTTCAGCATGTGAGTGGAACGGCCATTGCCGTGCCAGGCGAAGACATCGATACGGATCGGATTATTCCGGCACGGTTTCTTAAATGCGTCAGTTTCGAGGCGCTGGGCGACCAGGTGTTTGCTGATGACCGTCTGGAACTCTCCGGCGAGCATCCCTTTGATCAGGTCCGTTATCAGGGTGCCTCGATCCTGGTGGTGAATGGCAATTTCGGCTGCGGTTCCAGCCGTGAGCATGCACCCCAGGCGTTGATGCGCTGGGGAATCCGTGCAGTGGTCGGTGTCAGTTTTGCTGAGATTTTCTATGGCAACTGCCTCGCTCTGGGCATTCCCTGTGCAACGGCTGCGCCGGATGAGATCAAGGCGATTCAGGCGCAGGTGTCTCGTGAACCAGGTGGCTCGTGGCAGCTGGACCTTGCTGGTTTGCAATTGACGTCGGCGGAGTCCAGCTGGCCTGTGTCGATCGATGCCGGCCCATTGGACATGCTGCGCAGCGGTCGCTGGGATGCCACGTCCCAGCTTCTGGACCATGGCCCTCAGGTCGCAGCGTTGATGCAATCACTGCCGTACATCAACCAATTCGCCGCCAATTGACGGTCAAGCGCGACTCCTGTGTCTATGAAAGAGACAGGAGGTTGCGTGTTGATGGCTCATTCGTTGTCGCGGTTGTTGTTGCCGTTGTTGGTTCTTGTCGGTGTCGGTCCCGCAGGTGCCATGCCGCTTCAGGTCCAGCCCCACGATCCCTTGGATCGCAGTTGTCCTGGTTGTGACCTGCGCCATGCGGATTTCCGTCAGGCTCACCTCATCGGCGCTGATTTTCGGGGCAGCGATTTGCGCGGAGCCGATCTCAGGGAGGCGAATCTTGAAGGTGCTGATCTGACGGGGGCCCTGCTGCAAGGAGCTGACCTGCGGGGAGCCAATCTCAGCAATGCAGAGCTGTCTGGTGTGGATCTGCGCAATGCCGATCTGCGGGACGCTCAGGTGATCAATGCCTATGCGCCGAACGTTCGGACCACCGGCATGCGTTACGCCGGTGCTTCACTTCTCGGAAGTGATCTGATCATCGGCGGCGGTGACTGATCAGAAGGGTCGATCCGAGTTGTTCGTCTCCATCCAGTTCGTCGGGGTGTAAGGCACAAATGGCACTCCTGTGCCTTTAAAGCCAAAGTCGTTGAGACGGAATCGGACGCCACCAATACCTTCGTACGGATTGAAGTAGATCCCGACGTCGTAACTGCGACGTTGCCAGCGCAGTTCGACGTTCGAGTTGACCGTTTTGCCGTAGTACTGCGAACCGGGGTCGACGTTGTAACTGACGCCTGTACTCAGCACGACCGGCCCCACGATCTGCTGGGTGAGCCCGATCCCAAGGGTGGCGAGATCGACGTTCCGATCAAAGGCGAAGGGGCTGTTGCCGTTTTTCAGGGAGCCGCTGCCCACGATCGAGATCTGTGTGAAATCGAGGAAAGGCTTGCTGAAGGTGCCCAGGGTGATGGTGGGGCCTCCGCTGAGGCTAAGGGTCTCTTGGTGACGGCCATCGCCATAGACAGCCACCGAAGTGTTGACGTTGGTGTTCAGACTCAACCCGGGAACAATTGGAACGGGGGAATAGCGATAGGCCGCCGTTGGAATCAGCTCTGCTGTGTTCCCTTTCAACAGGGGAATCTGGCTGGTGATTGAGGCATACAAGCTGCCACGCCCAGTACGTAAGGGGCGGTTGCTGTTGAAGCGATCGGCGTCGTAGTCACCGATGGCACCTCGAATCAGATAGTTGTGGTCTATGTCCCCTGTCGACCAGCTGCCCCGGGTCTGGGCGTAGACGCCATAGGCCGCATTGATGTCGGTCTCACCCAGGGAGCCATTCCAGGTGCGATAGCGGTAAGCCCCGAACAGTTTGGTTTCCAGCACGCCCAAGCTGCCCAGGTCGATATCTCTGCCGAAGCTTCCCCAGAAGCGACTTGCGCTGAGGATGTCATCGGGATCAAAGCTGCTCATGTCGGCGTCGGCGCTCAGCCTGTAATCCCCGTACCGGCCGCGAAGTTTGGCGTCCAAGCCAAACAAATCACCGGCACTGTTGAAATCGCCGTCCATGGCGCGCTGGAGCATGAACTGCGGCTGAAGGGATAGCTCCGTGCTGGTACCGATGGTTAGAGGCTTGAGGTTGCGTCCCACAAAAAGGCCACCGCGGTCTTTGTTGTCGATGCCAACAACCAGACGGTTCTCAACTTCCTCCTCCTTCTGGATGAGCTGTCGACGTGTCACAGGGATGGGCAGTCGCTCTTCGACGATCAGGCGGTTGCGACGCGCCGAGATCAGCACATCACCATTGGCTTGTTCCCTGGCAATCACATCCTCTGCATCGATCCTGGTTTGAGCAGGGGTGAACGGATCGTTGCTGAATCCCATGCGGTCGGCTTGCCAGCCATCCGCCGTGATCAAGACCTTCGAAGCCTGGATTCTCCA from Synechococcus sp. UW69 carries:
- the glyA gene encoding serine hydroxymethyltransferase, whose protein sequence is MGQASGRAIDADLAQSDPDIAAFINQEQQRQETHLELIASENFASRAVMQAQGSVLTNKYAEGLPSKRYYGGCEHVDAIEELAIERAKQLFGAAWANVQPHSGAQANFAVFLALLQPGDTIMGLDLSHGGHLTHGSPVNVSGKWFNVVQYGVDKETQRLDMEAIRQLALEHKPKLIVCGYSAYPRTIDFAAFRAIADEVGAYLLADMAHIAGLVAAGVHPSPVPHCDVVTTTTHKTLRGPRGGLILCRDADFAKKFDKAVFPGSQGGPLEHVIAAKAVAFGEALQPSFKAYSQQVVANAAALAEQLIARGVDVVSGGTDNHVVLLDLRCISMTGKVADLLVSDVHITANKNTVPFDPESPFVTSGLRLGTAALTTRGFDVQAFREVADVIADRLLNPEDDAIRQRCLDRVAALCERFPLYADSKQPVLA
- a CDS encoding 3-isopropylmalate dehydratase small subunit 2 is translated as MALFPTGPVQHVSGTAIAVPGEDIDTDRIIPARFLKCVSFEALGDQVFADDRLELSGEHPFDQVRYQGASILVVNGNFGCGSSREHAPQALMRWGIRAVVGVSFAEIFYGNCLALGIPCATAAPDEIKAIQAQVSREPGGSWQLDLAGLQLTSAESSWPVSIDAGPLDMLRSGRWDATSQLLDHGPQVAALMQSLPYINQFAAN
- a CDS encoding glycosyltransferase family 4 protein, with translation MNLLASPIAVASVSFLLAAVITTVLVPRVRRLGLRFGWTDQPDERKQHITPMVRLGGVAMVLGFCLALAAVWSMGGFGLLAPARDQLIWSTLAGSLCFFLIGLADDLFALSPWPRLAGQVAVACAVWSQGVRIGAIDLPWLTASAGPIALPDGLSLLATVVWLVGITNAINWLDGLDGLAAGVAGIAAVGLVSVSFSLHQVAAGFLAAALAGCCLGFLRHNFNPARIFMGDGGSYFLGFTLAAVSIVGPAKGLTTVSLLLPLLILSLPLADMSAVIMGRLREGRSPFYPDRRHLHHRLLRAGFSHRRTVLLIYVFTQWLAALALVVANAEMRFLWLALATAILVATVVISRRQLQHERALMSTTPRATPVDPAALGKPRG
- a CDS encoding competence/damage-inducible protein A, whose amino-acid sequence is MAESGVEVLCVGTELLLGDILNGNARWIAEQLAALGLPHYRQTVVGDNKDRLVAAVREASQRCRVLVTTGGLGPTPDDLTTDALAAAFETPLEERPELWLEIQRKLSAGGRPVAPSNRSQAFLPRGAEVLPNPKGSAPGMIWSPRPDFTILTFPGVPSEMQAMWTETAVPWLQAHGGATGIFVSRQLRFSGIGESDLAERVADLLASTNPTVAPYASLGDVKLRLTACASSADAAAQMLVPLEAELRRRTGDHCYGVDEDSLASVVISLLKQQDQSLAVAESCTGGALAAALTAVAGSSSVFQGGVIAYSNAVKQGLLGVSTDLLMTHGAVSQPVVEAMARGARERLNCDWAIAVSGIAGPGGGSAEKPVGLVHLALAGPHGCEAWVHRFGERRGRAAIQRLSVIRGLDRLRLRLLAQV
- a CDS encoding pentapeptide repeat-containing protein, yielding MAHSLSRLLLPLLVLVGVGPAGAMPLQVQPHDPLDRSCPGCDLRHADFRQAHLIGADFRGSDLRGADLREANLEGADLTGALLQGADLRGANLSNAELSGVDLRNADLRDAQVINAYAPNVRTTGMRYAGASLLGSDLIIGGGD
- a CDS encoding DUF3181 family protein, yielding MSLSASDLQDLQSALADRLYVQISGWHLYLGDAELASALAIECSARVNQGAEVAARQALDAVKVPLAGGASQLPLAKLIPPSQLRDLEEILEPYCG
- the leuC gene encoding 3-isopropylmalate dehydratase large subunit, translating into MSSGTLYDKVWDLHRVAELPGGSTQLFVGLHLIHEVTSPQAFSALKDKGLTVRCPERTVATVDHIVPTTSQQRPFADPLAEEMLSTLERNCQEYGIPLNNIGSGRQGIVHVIAPELGLTQPGMTVACGDSHTSTHGAFGAIAFGIGTSQVRDVLASQSLAMNKLKVRRIQVNGHLSEGVSAKDLILHVIRRLGVKGGVGYAYEFAGPAIEALSMEERMTLCNMAIEGGARCGYVNPDQITFDYLKGRPHAPEGDAWTRAVSWWSSLSTDPDATVDDEVVFDAAAIPPTVTWGITPGQGLGIDETVPSLDQLDSGERPIAEEAYRYMDLQPGTAIAGVPVDVCFIGSCTNGRLSDLRAAADVARGRQVAEGIKAFVVPGSEQVAKAAEAEGLDAVFRAAGFEWREPGCSMCLAMNPDRLEGRQISASSSNRNFKGRQGSASGRTLLMSPAMVAAAAVNGRVTDVRTLISPSAS